A region of Myxococcus stipitatus DSM 14675 DNA encodes the following proteins:
- a CDS encoding ABC transporter permease, with translation MGQLRLLLQVAFRNLFTSKINILIGGIIFFGTLLVVVGGALLDSIDGSMSRSIIGSVAGHIQVYSDESKDELSLYGGMSGEPDLTVLADFSRVRPVLEKHPNVKTVVPMGTSSALITSGNTVDLTLARLRDLYKKRAEQGETPALTESIDSVKAHVRQIVALMEKQRANSQNVLTEAAVDPMEVEALARARTDAFWSGFDADPFASLEFLENRIAPQLPDGDLLELRYVGTDLDTFQRTFDRMEVVDGEAVPKGKRGMLVSKFFYENFFKLKTAFRLDNIKTERDLNGKLIAADPQMQRWVKENQTQTREIIFQLDPVKTRQAVERLQKVLGSKESTLDKLLPEFFTTTDENFDTRYQQFYAELAPLLDLYRLRMGDSLTISAFTRTGYVQSVNVKVYGTYQFKGLEKSTMAGLINLMDLMTFRDLYGYLSPDRKAEIAELQKNSGIKAVDRASAEDALFGEDSGNTLVADAATGIVDDAKAFEGNQGAVHREDQVARVYSQEEIEKGVVLSTAVILKDPTKLQETMEELKQVGTDAGMKLRAASWQQAAGFIGQFVLLAKLVLYFAVFIIFVVALVIINNAMMMATLQRVREVGTMRAIGAQRSFILSMVLVETVLLGLVFGAGGALVGSGIMSMLGSSGIPANNEALYFFFSGPRLYPTLSAGNLIAALVIVLLVSAISTFYPAFLATRVSPLQAMQTDE, from the coding sequence ATGGGGCAGCTCCGGTTGCTGCTGCAGGTGGCCTTCCGCAACCTGTTCACCAGCAAGATCAACATCCTCATCGGCGGCATCATCTTCTTCGGCACGCTGCTCGTCGTCGTGGGCGGCGCGCTGCTCGACAGCATCGACGGCTCGATGAGCCGCAGCATCATCGGCAGCGTGGCCGGCCACATCCAGGTCTACTCGGACGAGTCCAAGGACGAGCTGAGCCTGTACGGCGGCATGAGCGGCGAGCCGGACCTGACGGTGCTGGCTGACTTCAGCCGCGTCAGGCCCGTCCTGGAGAAGCACCCCAACGTGAAGACGGTGGTGCCCATGGGCACCAGCAGCGCGCTCATCACCTCCGGCAACACGGTGGACCTGACGCTCGCGCGGCTCCGCGACCTCTACAAGAAGCGCGCGGAGCAGGGAGAGACGCCGGCCCTCACGGAGAGCATCGACAGCGTCAAGGCCCACGTCCGTCAGATTGTCGCCCTCATGGAGAAGCAGCGGGCCAACAGCCAGAACGTGCTCACCGAGGCCGCCGTGGACCCCATGGAGGTGGAGGCGCTCGCCCGCGCGCGCACCGACGCGTTCTGGAGCGGCTTCGACGCGGACCCGTTCGCGTCGCTGGAGTTCCTGGAGAACCGCATCGCCCCGCAGCTGCCGGACGGCGACCTGTTGGAGCTGCGCTACGTGGGCACGGACCTGGACACGTTCCAGCGCACGTTCGACCGCATGGAGGTCGTGGACGGAGAGGCCGTGCCGAAGGGCAAGCGCGGCATGCTCGTCTCCAAGTTCTTCTACGAGAACTTCTTCAAGCTCAAGACGGCGTTCCGCCTGGACAACATCAAGACGGAGCGGGACCTCAACGGGAAGCTCATCGCCGCGGACCCGCAGATGCAGCGGTGGGTGAAGGAGAACCAGACCCAGACGCGTGAAATCATCTTCCAGCTGGACCCCGTCAAGACGCGCCAGGCGGTGGAGCGGCTCCAGAAGGTGCTCGGCAGCAAGGAGTCCACCCTGGACAAGCTCCTGCCCGAGTTCTTCACCACCACGGACGAGAACTTCGACACGCGCTACCAGCAGTTCTACGCGGAGCTGGCCCCGCTGCTGGACCTGTACCGCCTGCGCATGGGCGACAGCCTCACCATCAGCGCCTTCACGCGCACCGGCTACGTGCAGAGCGTCAACGTGAAGGTCTACGGCACCTACCAGTTCAAGGGCCTGGAGAAGTCCACCATGGCGGGGCTCATCAACCTGATGGACCTGATGACCTTCCGGGACCTCTACGGCTACCTCAGCCCGGACCGGAAGGCGGAGATCGCCGAGCTCCAGAAGAACAGCGGCATCAAGGCGGTGGACCGCGCCAGCGCCGAGGACGCGCTGTTCGGCGAGGACAGCGGCAACACGCTGGTGGCGGACGCGGCGACGGGCATCGTCGACGACGCCAAGGCCTTCGAGGGCAACCAGGGCGCGGTGCACCGCGAGGACCAGGTGGCCCGGGTCTACTCCCAGGAGGAGATCGAGAAGGGCGTGGTGCTCAGCACGGCCGTCATCCTCAAGGACCCGACGAAGCTCCAAGAGACGATGGAGGAGCTCAAGCAGGTGGGCACCGACGCGGGGATGAAGCTGCGGGCGGCGTCATGGCAACAGGCCGCGGGCTTCATCGGTCAGTTCGTGCTGCTGGCGAAGCTGGTGCTGTACTTCGCCGTGTTCATCATCTTCGTCGTCGCCCTGGTCATCATCAACAACGCGATGATGATGGCCACGCTCCAGCGGGTGCGGGAGGTGGGGACGATGCGAGCCATTGGCGCGCAGCGCTCCTTCATCCTCAGCATGGTGCTGGTGGAGACCGTGCTCCTGGGCCTGGTCTTCGGCGCGGGTGGCGCCCTGGTCGGCAGCGGCATCATGAGCATGCTGGGCTCCAGCGGCATCCCCGCGAACAACGAGGCACTCTACTTCTTCTTCTCCGGTCCCCGGCTGTACCCCACGTTGAGCGCCGGCAACCTCATCGCCGCGCTCGTGATCGTCCTCTTGGTGTCCGCCATCTCCACCTTCTACCCCGCGTTCCTCGCGACGCGCGTGTCGCCGCTGCAGGCCATGCAGACGGACGAGTAA
- a CDS encoding ABC transporter ATP-binding protein, whose product MNAAVPHSPIVSISNVTKDYTLGKVVVPALRGVDLQVHPGEFISIAGPSGSGKTTLLNLIGCVDTATTGVVSVAGQDTKQLSERQLTHLRLHTIGFIFQSFNLVSVLSVFQNVEFPLLLQRKLDKNQRHERVMQLLEQVGLANHAKHRPNELSGGQRQRVAVARALVTRPQLVLADEPTANLDSVTGQHIIDLMKELNQKEGTTFIFSTHDAKVMSHANAVVRLADGKFLDRLTPSEAKRAMAAGAEGH is encoded by the coding sequence ATGAACGCCGCAGTCCCCCACTCACCCATCGTCTCCATCAGCAACGTCACCAAGGACTACACCTTGGGCAAGGTGGTCGTCCCGGCGCTGCGCGGCGTGGATCTCCAGGTGCACCCTGGTGAGTTCATCTCCATCGCGGGCCCGTCCGGCAGCGGCAAGACGACCCTGCTCAACCTCATCGGTTGCGTGGACACCGCCACCACGGGCGTGGTCAGCGTGGCCGGGCAGGACACCAAGCAGCTCTCCGAGCGGCAGCTGACGCACCTGCGCCTGCACACCATCGGCTTCATCTTCCAGAGCTTCAACCTGGTGTCGGTGCTCAGCGTCTTCCAGAACGTGGAGTTCCCCCTGCTGCTCCAGCGCAAGCTGGACAAGAACCAGCGCCACGAGCGCGTGATGCAGCTGCTGGAGCAGGTGGGTCTGGCCAACCACGCCAAGCACCGCCCCAACGAGCTGTCCGGTGGCCAGCGTCAGCGCGTCGCCGTGGCGCGCGCGCTCGTCACCCGGCCCCAGCTGGTGCTGGCGGACGAGCCCACCGCCAACCTGGACTCGGTGACGGGCCAGCACATCATCGACCTGATGAAGGAGCTCAACCAGAAGGAGGGCACCACCTTCATCTTCTCCACCCACGACGCCAAGGTGATGAGCCACGCCAACGCGGTGGTGCGCCTGGCGGACGGCAAGTTCCTGGACCGGCTCACCCCGTCCGAGGCGAAGCGGGCCATGGCCGCGGGCGCGGAGGGTCACTGA
- a CDS encoding GbsR/MarR family transcriptional regulator, whose protein sequence is MKELSAAEQRFIESMGLYFERQGSTRISGRIHGLLMLADEPLSLQQIARVLKVSAASVSTNIRAIMSIGLVDPVSVPGDRQHYYVVNSDGWESRLRTAEDSVKAFVRLCQEALSAPQLANRQHLRDAADFCDFYLAEMAGIAERWRASRRARPSPRTPKASKGRTA, encoded by the coding sequence ATGAAGGAACTGAGCGCCGCGGAGCAACGCTTCATCGAGTCGATGGGGCTGTACTTCGAGCGGCAGGGCAGCACCCGCATCAGCGGGCGCATCCATGGGCTCTTGATGTTGGCGGACGAGCCGCTGTCGCTCCAGCAGATCGCCCGCGTGCTCAAGGTGAGCGCCGCCTCCGTCTCCACCAACATCCGGGCCATCATGAGCATCGGGCTGGTGGACCCCGTCAGCGTCCCTGGAGACCGACAGCACTACTACGTCGTCAACAGCGACGGCTGGGAGTCGCGCCTTCGCACGGCGGAGGACAGCGTCAAGGCGTTCGTCCGCCTGTGCCAGGAGGCCCTGTCCGCGCCGCAGCTCGCGAACCGGCAGCACCTGCGAGACGCGGCGGACTTCTGTGATTTCTACCTGGCCGAGATGGCCGGTATCGCCGAGCGGTGGCGCGCCTCACGTCGTGCCCGCCCCTCGCCCCGCACCCCCAAGGCATCGAAAGGACGCACCGCATGA
- a CDS encoding FliH/SctL family protein, which produces MAIGKVIKGDGTADSSLVTERPVLRPPRAGVMNAEVFEARQGAQAILEDAQREKERILVEAQREREELLAKTREQGRQEGLAQATEIILRAKLQAGEILGSYEKDVIALGLRVGEKIIGRSLEKDPDLMLELCAAAIDNLRSARSMILRVHPKTAAVLRAKKPVLMELIGRAVDVAIKEDPEVAPVGCIVQTEFGTVDAQLPTQLEMLQSVLLPDQNGPKEGPA; this is translated from the coding sequence ATGGCGATCGGCAAGGTGATCAAGGGAGATGGGACGGCCGACTCGTCCCTCGTGACGGAGCGGCCGGTGCTGCGGCCCCCGCGCGCGGGGGTGATGAACGCGGAGGTCTTCGAGGCGCGGCAGGGGGCCCAGGCCATCCTCGAGGACGCCCAGCGCGAGAAGGAGCGCATCCTCGTGGAGGCTCAGCGCGAGCGGGAGGAGCTGCTGGCGAAGACGCGCGAGCAGGGGCGGCAGGAAGGCCTGGCCCAGGCCACGGAGATCATCCTCCGCGCGAAGCTGCAGGCCGGGGAGATCCTCGGCTCGTACGAGAAGGATGTCATCGCGCTGGGGCTGCGCGTCGGCGAGAAGATCATCGGTCGGAGCCTGGAGAAGGACCCGGACCTGATGTTGGAGCTGTGCGCGGCGGCCATCGACAACCTGCGCAGCGCCCGCTCCATGATTCTGAGGGTCCACCCCAAGACGGCGGCCGTGTTGAGGGCCAAGAAGCCCGTGCTGATGGAGTTGATCGGCCGCGCGGTGGACGTCGCCATCAAGGAGGATCCGGAGGTCGCCCCGGTGGGCTGCATCGTCCAGACGGAGTTCGGCACGGTGGATGCGCAGCTGCCGACGCAGCTCGAGATGCTCCAGAGCGTGTTGTTGCCGGACCAGAACGGCCCGAAGGAAGGCCCGGCCTGA
- a CDS encoding type III secretion system protein produces MIRRPQAFAAPLLALVLVTGCHIELQHELSEADANEIYVLLSKNGINAKKEKEEGGNEVRFMITVPKTDAAEAAELLKLNSLPRPVEKGLSHFAKGSMVPTATEERAMLLKAMAGEVSNALNQIDGVLEARAIVSVPENNDLTQPENKPMPSASVFIKYRVGEGGKAPIDEARVKEFVAAAVPELRPEAVRVLMTAAQGPKAEKTDENRQQDVLGLRMTASSASQFKVMMGGVGLLMALMIGLTVWSMTRGGGAPAPKTGRPRVRPPEA; encoded by the coding sequence ATGATTCGCCGACCGCAAGCGTTCGCCGCCCCGCTTCTCGCCCTCGTGCTCGTGACGGGTTGTCACATCGAGCTCCAGCACGAGTTGAGCGAGGCGGACGCGAACGAAATCTACGTCCTGCTCAGCAAGAACGGCATCAACGCGAAGAAGGAGAAGGAGGAGGGCGGCAACGAGGTGCGGTTCATGATCACCGTGCCCAAGACCGACGCCGCCGAGGCCGCGGAGCTGCTCAAGCTCAACTCGCTTCCCCGACCGGTGGAGAAGGGCCTGTCCCACTTCGCCAAGGGAAGCATGGTCCCCACCGCCACGGAGGAGCGCGCGATGCTCCTGAAGGCCATGGCGGGGGAGGTCTCCAACGCGCTCAACCAGATTGACGGGGTGCTGGAGGCCCGCGCCATCGTCAGCGTGCCGGAGAACAACGACCTGACGCAGCCGGAGAACAAGCCGATGCCGTCCGCGTCCGTGTTCATCAAGTACCGCGTGGGCGAGGGTGGCAAGGCGCCCATCGACGAGGCTCGCGTGAAGGAGTTCGTCGCCGCCGCGGTGCCGGAGCTCCGGCCGGAGGCGGTGCGGGTGTTGATGACGGCCGCGCAGGGACCCAAGGCGGAGAAGACGGACGAGAACCGCCAGCAGGACGTGCTGGGGCTGCGGATGACCGCGTCGAGCGCCAGCCAGTTCAAGGTGATGATGGGCGGCGTCGGCCTGCTCATGGCGCTGATGATCGGCCTGACCGTGTGGTCGATGACGCGAGGGGGCGGCGCTCCCGCGCCCAAGACGGGGCGTCCCCGCGTTCGCCCCCCCGAGGCCTGA
- a CDS encoding sigma-70 family RNA polymerase sigma factor, producing MPLGEDRKAILTKYGPYVRSLAATVRKQFNAQLELDELLAYGQIGLLEAAERFDPKVGANFLTFAHYRIKGAIFDGLRKMGVLRGSDARNAFVGERAAAYLGNLSDRESGSSNRGSSFDDDVSDISDAVQGLAMVFASSLEGADSSGYMDESLPADVRLEMEQLKTRVRAAIEKLPEKERKLLQGYYFQGKTLEDAGAEIGQSKSWASRLHARAIDRLKELLNEEEELPPTSTDARRLSHGGSDGGRLRGAGGSAKAAGSERPADEQAGRVEVRRSSR from the coding sequence TTGCCACTGGGCGAAGACAGAAAGGCCATTCTCACCAAGTACGGCCCCTACGTTCGGTCCCTCGCGGCGACCGTGCGCAAGCAGTTCAACGCCCAGCTCGAGCTGGACGAGCTGCTGGCATACGGACAGATAGGGCTCCTGGAAGCGGCGGAGCGGTTCGACCCCAAGGTCGGTGCCAACTTCCTGACCTTCGCGCACTACCGCATCAAGGGCGCCATCTTCGACGGCCTGAGGAAGATGGGGGTGTTGCGGGGTTCGGACGCGCGAAACGCGTTCGTGGGAGAGCGGGCGGCGGCGTATCTGGGCAATTTGTCGGACCGCGAGTCGGGTTCAAGCAACCGCGGCAGCTCATTCGACGATGATGTCAGTGACATCTCGGATGCGGTGCAGGGGTTGGCGATGGTGTTCGCCTCCAGTCTGGAGGGGGCGGACAGCTCCGGGTACATGGATGAGTCCCTCCCAGCCGATGTCCGGCTGGAGATGGAGCAGCTGAAGACGCGGGTGCGGGCGGCGATCGAGAAGCTCCCCGAGAAGGAGCGAAAGCTCCTCCAGGGGTATTACTTCCAGGGCAAGACGCTGGAAGATGCCGGGGCGGAAATCGGGCAGTCGAAGAGTTGGGCCTCGCGGCTTCATGCGCGAGCCATCGACCGGCTCAAGGAACTCTTGAACGAGGAGGAGGAACTTCCTCCCACCTCGACGGATGCAAGGAGGCTGTCACATGGCGGGTCCGATGGCGGGCGTCTCCGCGGCGCAGGTGGCTCAGCAAAAGCTGCAGGATCAGAGCGTCCAGCAGACGAACAAGCAGGGCGTGTCGAAGTTCGACGGAGTTCTCGCTGA
- the sctN gene encoding type III secretion system ATPase SctN, with protein sequence MAIDLSHYFDLIKDAQTVRVRGRVTELTGLIIKASVPNVRVGELVLIKSRSRGSVKAEVVGFQGDEVMLMPLGELYGIGPDSEVIPTGKPLSIKCGEALLGRVLNGIGEPMDGSALPDEGLIDWSVDRDCPDPFTRQRIERPLPLGVRCIDGLLTVGEGQRVGLFAGSGVGKSTLMGQIARNTQADLCVVALIGERGREVREFIEDAMGEEGMKRSVLVCATSDQPSLVRLRAAYVATAIAEYFRERGGNVLFMLDTVTRLARAQREIGLAVGEPPARQGYPPSVFSMLPRILERTGNSAKGKCTAIYTCLVAGGDMEEPIADEVRGILDGHFILNRALGERNQWPAMDVLASLSRVMSGIVSKEHKKAAGKLRETLATYEKQRDLILLGAYQYGTDPRTDYAIDKYDAIIDFLKQDTHSNSGFEETVEQLVALFEE encoded by the coding sequence ATGGCCATCGACCTCTCGCATTACTTCGACCTCATCAAGGACGCCCAGACGGTCCGCGTGCGAGGCCGCGTCACCGAGCTGACGGGCCTCATCATCAAGGCGAGCGTCCCCAACGTCCGCGTCGGTGAGCTGGTGCTCATCAAGAGCCGCTCCCGTGGCTCCGTGAAGGCGGAGGTGGTGGGGTTCCAGGGCGACGAGGTGATGCTCATGCCCCTGGGTGAGCTGTACGGCATCGGCCCGGACAGCGAGGTCATCCCCACCGGCAAGCCCCTGAGCATCAAGTGCGGCGAGGCGCTCCTGGGCCGCGTGCTCAACGGCATCGGCGAGCCGATGGACGGCAGCGCGCTGCCCGACGAGGGTCTCATCGACTGGTCCGTGGACCGCGACTGCCCGGATCCGTTCACGCGCCAGCGCATCGAGCGTCCGCTGCCCCTGGGCGTGCGCTGCATCGACGGACTGCTCACCGTCGGCGAGGGCCAGCGTGTCGGCCTCTTCGCCGGCTCCGGCGTCGGCAAGTCCACGCTGATGGGGCAGATAGCGCGGAACACTCAAGCCGACCTGTGCGTCGTGGCCCTCATCGGCGAGCGTGGTCGCGAAGTGCGCGAGTTCATCGAAGACGCCATGGGCGAGGAGGGCATGAAGCGCTCCGTGCTGGTGTGCGCGACCTCCGACCAGCCCAGCCTCGTGCGTCTGCGCGCCGCCTACGTCGCCACCGCCATCGCCGAGTACTTCCGCGAGCGCGGCGGCAACGTCCTCTTCATGCTCGACACCGTCACGCGTCTGGCGCGTGCCCAGCGTGAGATTGGCCTCGCGGTGGGCGAGCCCCCGGCCCGTCAGGGCTATCCGCCGAGCGTGTTCTCCATGCTGCCGCGCATCCTGGAGCGCACGGGCAACTCGGCGAAGGGCAAGTGTACCGCCATCTACACGTGCCTCGTGGCCGGCGGTGACATGGAAGAGCCCATCGCCGACGAAGTCCGCGGTATTCTCGACGGTCACTTCATCCTCAACCGCGCCCTGGGTGAGCGGAACCAGTGGCCCGCGATGGACGTGCTCGCCAGCCTCAGCCGTGTGATGAGCGGCATCGTCAGCAAGGAGCACAAGAAGGCGGCGGGAAAGCTGCGCGAGACGCTCGCCACCTACGAGAAGCAGCGCGACCTCATCCTGCTGGGCGCCTACCAATACGGGACGGACCCCCGCACGGACTACGCCATCGACAAGTACGACGCCATCATCGACTTCCTCAAGCAGGACACCCACTCCAACTCCGGCTTCGAGGAGACGGTGGAGCAGCTGGTGGCGCTGTTCGAGGAGTGA
- a CDS encoding FliJ family protein, with protein MPPYRLQTLLDMRTRAKEEAEQAFSDAIKALEREKAELQRLMDELERRKRERKEKVAAYLKEVMAKGAGINGMNMMGRFEERLKDEEAQVALEVERQREAVKVAERVVEQRRREMAEAAKELKAIEKHKETWQKQVKHERQQREELNQEEIGNALFLARQRK; from the coding sequence ATGCCCCCGTACCGGTTGCAGACCCTGCTGGACATGCGTACCCGGGCCAAGGAGGAGGCCGAGCAAGCCTTCTCCGACGCCATCAAGGCCCTGGAGCGGGAGAAGGCGGAGCTCCAGCGGCTGATGGACGAGCTGGAGCGACGCAAGCGCGAGCGCAAGGAGAAGGTGGCCGCCTACCTCAAGGAGGTCATGGCCAAGGGCGCTGGCATCAACGGCATGAACATGATGGGCCGCTTCGAGGAGCGCCTGAAGGACGAAGAGGCGCAGGTGGCGCTGGAGGTGGAGCGTCAGCGCGAAGCGGTGAAGGTGGCCGAGCGGGTGGTGGAGCAGCGGCGGCGGGAGATGGCCGAGGCGGCCAAGGAGCTCAAGGCCATCGAGAAGCACAAGGAGACCTGGCAGAAGCAGGTGAAGCACGAGCGCCAGCAGCGTGAGGAGCTCAACCAGGAGGAGATTGGCAACGCCTTGTTCCTGGCTCGCCAGCGCAAGTAA
- a CDS encoding tetratricopeptide repeat protein produces MAESVSEISNSLVPLGRQQAMVLLEAGYLWLDMGQFDKAKEIFSGAAALMPKSEVPQLGLGAVEFAQGRHDKALQAYRSAQRLAPQASLPRAHVGEALLFLGKVPEALKELKAAIDLEPEGDGARLAQALIQAKEAGVLPPAKK; encoded by the coding sequence ATGGCGGAGAGCGTCTCGGAGATCTCGAACAGCCTGGTTCCCCTCGGGCGCCAGCAGGCCATGGTGTTGCTGGAGGCCGGCTACCTGTGGCTGGACATGGGGCAGTTCGACAAGGCGAAGGAGATCTTCTCCGGCGCCGCGGCGCTGATGCCCAAGAGCGAGGTGCCGCAGCTGGGGCTGGGCGCCGTGGAGTTCGCGCAGGGCCGGCACGACAAGGCGCTGCAGGCGTACCGCTCCGCGCAGCGGTTGGCGCCGCAGGCCTCGCTGCCTCGGGCCCACGTGGGCGAGGCGCTCCTGTTCCTGGGCAAGGTCCCGGAGGCGCTCAAGGAGCTCAAGGCGGCCATCGACCTGGAGCCCGAAGGTGATGGGGCCCGTCTGGCGCAGGCGCTCATCCAGGCGAAGGAAGCGGGGGTCCTGCCTCCCGCGAAGAAGTAG
- a CDS encoding flagellar hook-length control protein FliK — translation MSRVDDDREAARLAERIMQEKKIAEGQAKKRQEGASAFQKLMQPQAQPQATAPAPAPQTPGAFARQVLAKATQQGKAFGEQAQQPRAEGNPGGLAQMQRRADTGAAEGRSGSRAADSKEEKRTSETRDKDLGKAETALGQVNAEKGAVLRAENDASGGKGSGGGGKEKKEGGGGAEMAPGFRFNPALMAPVPVAKPKDTAGSERLRAMASEIAQKIVERVRVGTNAAGLAEFQIDLRGDVLSGLSIKVSARNGKISATFSGTNRDVLKMLEEQSEGLRTALGGRGLKLETVRFEAKT, via the coding sequence ATGAGCCGAGTCGACGACGACCGTGAAGCAGCGCGCCTGGCCGAGCGCATCATGCAGGAGAAGAAGATCGCCGAGGGCCAGGCGAAGAAGCGCCAGGAGGGTGCGTCCGCCTTCCAGAAGCTGATGCAGCCTCAGGCCCAGCCCCAGGCGACAGCTCCGGCTCCCGCGCCCCAGACGCCCGGCGCCTTCGCCCGTCAGGTGCTGGCCAAGGCCACCCAACAGGGGAAGGCTTTCGGCGAGCAGGCCCAGCAGCCGCGCGCGGAAGGCAACCCCGGGGGCCTGGCCCAGATGCAGCGCCGGGCCGACACGGGCGCGGCGGAGGGCCGCTCCGGCTCGCGCGCCGCAGACTCCAAGGAGGAGAAGCGCACCTCCGAGACGCGGGACAAGGACCTGGGCAAGGCGGAGACCGCGCTGGGTCAGGTCAACGCCGAGAAGGGCGCGGTCCTCCGCGCCGAGAACGACGCGAGCGGTGGCAAGGGCAGTGGCGGCGGCGGCAAGGAGAAGAAGGAGGGCGGTGGCGGCGCGGAGATGGCGCCGGGCTTCCGCTTCAACCCCGCGCTGATGGCGCCGGTGCCGGTGGCCAAGCCCAAGGACACGGCGGGCTCCGAGCGGCTGCGCGCCATGGCCAGCGAGATTGCCCAGAAGATTGTGGAGCGCGTGCGCGTGGGCACCAACGCCGCGGGCCTGGCCGAGTTCCAGATCGACCTGCGCGGCGACGTGCTCAGCGGCCTGTCCATCAAGGTCAGCGCGAGGAACGGGAAGATCTCGGCCACCTTCAGCGGCACCAACCGCGACGTGCTGAAGATGCTCGAGGAGCAGAGTGAAGGGCTGCGCACCGCGCTGGGGGGCCGTGGCCTGAAGCTGGAGACGGTCCGCTTCGAGGCCAAGACATGA
- a CDS encoding ABC transporter permease — protein MFQLFLIAFRNLGTHRRRTLLLGGAIAGVTALLVILMGLSQGMEETMLRSATTLGTGHVNVAGFYKITSGQAAPVVTAYPKILELVRKEVPELDYAVQRGRGWAKLVSEKTSSQVGVGGIDVKDEPGFRQVLQVRSGSMDDLAQPNTVLIFEKQAKRLEVKVGDVVTIAAPTMRGTNNTVDVRVAAIAADVGMMSDFNVYVPSQTLRSLYQLREDSTGAIFLYLKDLKQMAQVQARVRQLLTDAGYTLMDNDPRAFWFKFDVVNREEWTGQKLDITNWEDEMSFITWTLKALNGLTGILTFVLLVIIGVGIMNTLWIAIRERTREIGTLRAIGMQRTRVMVMFLFEAMTLGALGTLAGAIIGFVVCVAVDAAHVGVPEAAAMFIMSDRLHLVVNAGSVLGAMVFITGCTTLISLIPSFLAARLKPVTAMHHIG, from the coding sequence ATGTTCCAGCTCTTCCTCATCGCATTCCGAAACCTGGGCACCCACCGGCGGCGCACGCTGCTGCTGGGCGGGGCCATCGCCGGCGTCACCGCGCTGCTCGTCATCCTCATGGGGCTGTCCCAGGGGATGGAGGAGACCATGCTCCGGTCCGCCACCACCCTGGGCACCGGCCACGTCAACGTGGCGGGCTTCTACAAGATCACCTCCGGCCAGGCCGCGCCGGTGGTGACCGCCTATCCGAAGATTCTCGAGCTGGTCCGCAAGGAAGTGCCGGAGCTGGACTACGCCGTCCAGCGCGGGCGCGGCTGGGCGAAGCTCGTCAGCGAGAAGACCTCCTCGCAGGTGGGCGTCGGCGGCATCGACGTCAAGGACGAGCCCGGCTTCCGCCAGGTCCTGCAGGTGCGCTCCGGCTCCATGGACGACCTGGCGCAGCCGAACACCGTGCTCATCTTCGAGAAGCAGGCCAAGCGGCTCGAGGTGAAGGTGGGCGACGTCGTCACCATCGCCGCCCCCACGATGCGCGGCACCAACAACACCGTGGACGTGCGCGTGGCGGCCATCGCCGCGGACGTGGGCATGATGAGCGACTTCAACGTCTACGTGCCCTCGCAGACGCTGCGCTCCCTGTACCAGCTTCGCGAGGACTCCACGGGCGCCATCTTCCTGTACCTCAAGGACCTCAAGCAGATGGCCCAGGTGCAGGCCCGGGTGCGCCAGCTGCTGACGGACGCGGGCTACACCCTCATGGACAACGACCCGCGCGCGTTCTGGTTCAAGTTCGACGTGGTCAACCGCGAGGAGTGGACGGGCCAGAAGCTGGACATCACCAACTGGGAGGACGAGATGTCCTTCATCACCTGGACGCTCAAGGCGCTCAACGGGTTGACGGGCATCCTCACCTTCGTGCTGCTCGTCATCATCGGCGTGGGCATCATGAACACGCTGTGGATCGCCATCCGGGAGCGCACGCGGGAGATTGGCACGCTGCGCGCCATCGGCATGCAGCGCACCCGGGTGATGGTGATGTTCCTCTTCGAGGCGATGACGCTCGGCGCGCTGGGGACGCTCGCGGGGGCCATCATCGGCTTCGTCGTGTGCGTGGCCGTGGACGCGGCCCACGTGGGCGTGCCGGAGGCCGCGGCGATGTTCATCATGTCGGACCGGCTGCACCTGGTCGTGAACGCGGGCTCCGTCCTGGGCGCCATGGTGTTCATCACCGGGTGCACCACGCTCATCTCACTGATTCCTTCCTTCCTCGCCGCGCGCCTCAAGCCCGTGACGGCGATGCACCACATCGGGTGA